CGATCTGCATCTTTGTGCAGTCAGCCCGGTATGCACAGCATGGTTCCGACGTGCATTTCAATGTTTCACAGTACACAGCTGCTGGACATCTTCTACTACTTTGCAACTAAAACCTAATTGTTGACTGGTCTGTGGTTACTTCATATACATTTAAATAACGAGGAACATTTTGCGGAAATGTGTTCAGTGATTTTGTCTCTCTCAAAGTACCATGTGCTAAATTTTACTCCGAATTACTGATGAAACATTTTCTTGGTTTCCAGTAACTTGTATAGTTCATTTGACACAACCAAGCAAGGGAAAGTGACGTTGGATTTCAACCAGTTCGTCTACTGCAGTGAGTTTCAGCCCCCCTGTATATACACAACTGCTTATATCTCATGCTCGTCAGAGTCTAGACAACCTTATTATTCCTCAAAGACAGATGAAAGGTTTTACCACCCTTGTTCACTAACTTGCATCTTTCCACATATTTCTACAGCGGCGAACTGCAGGATATAGCCGTATTGCCTGAAACTTGTAGTACATGGAAGACTAAAAAAGAAATGCCACCCTACACCGGAACCACATGTGAAAGAATGTTCTGGTGGCACATACATTTGGAAGTCCAAATTCCAAGTCATCATTTGGTTTATATTCGTAGTGTTCATCAGATATTATGTGATTTTATTTAATACCATCCAGGGCTGTATACAGAAACAAGAAAAATGAGAAGATGCTTATGCATGACTGTATGCTTTGTGATTCTGCATCTGAAACCCAGGAACAGTACCATGTTTCGATTATTATTCTCCCACTTTCTTGCTCCCCCTATCCTGCATGAACTCCAGGGTTGGAGAGTTGACCATTAGTTCCTCCATGATGTGGTGACTTGAAATGATGATTTGAATTATTATTAGTATATATTTTGGTTGGtacccataatataagagcgtttttgacactatatTAGTATACAGCCAGCCATGTCTGACATCCATAAATTGTTTTTTTAGGGGCATCCATAAATTGTTTTTTTGAAGCGTTTTTGGCATCCGTAAATTGTTCAAGTGCCATGCTCTGTCTGAAGCAATTTCTTCTACAAAGGCCTAGAAAAGCCCATCTGGCTACCGTGTCAAGGTCAAACTCTCGCCCACCCCCGAACCCCACAAAAAAACAAAACCCCGCTCGATCGCTCCCCCGATCCCCAACCATTCTCCGGCGAACCCGCCCCATCCGCCGTGCTTGGGTAGATAGATGGAGGGCCTGGCGGAGGCGGGGAGCGGCGGCCATCTCGCTCCTCTCCTcgacggcgtcggcggcggcctggacgcggccctcctccgccgcctctaCGCCGGCCACTTCCTCGCCCGATGGGGCGCGCGGTACGTACGGCCAAGTGCCTTTCCGTCGCTTCAGCGATTAATCCCACCCTTATTCGATCGCATTCCATTCGCATCGCGTCGCGTCGCAGCATGTGGGAGTTCTCGGTGGGGCTGTACATGATCCGCGTGTGGCCGGGCTCGCTGCTCTTCGCCGCCGTCTACGGCGTCGTCGAGTCCGCCTTCGGGCCCATGGTCGGCACCCTCGTCGATAGCCTCACCTACCTTCAGGTTTCTTCTTTCACTCTTTGTTTCCAGATCACGAGAACTTTGCTCACTGAAGGACGTCCCTCACTGAACGAACTAGAAACAGAGCCCCTTTCCCGTATAAAAAACTGTTTTAGGGggatttttttggcaaaaaaAAAACTACTCCAGCAGATCCTGTAAACGTGATTTCTTTTAGGGACCCCATACAATCAGCCCATGTGAGTGGGGACCCCGTACAATCAGCCCATGTGAGTGAGTGTAAAGAGCTGCGGAAACGATCAAAACAACGGGTAGGGTGTTTTGGATCTCGGCCTCCATGGAGATCGATTTTTTgtaaaattcaaaattcaaaatttttGGTTTCAAAAATCTGAAAAAATTTGTACATGTAAACAAGGATGTGAGGTGTGTGTGTGTAAAATTTTAGGATGAAATGAGTTGAAATGCGACCTGTACAAAAATGAAAAATGCATGGTCTGAAAGGatgaatagtatcatgtgttaAAAAGATCCAGATTTTTTTTTGCATAGACCTCATTTCAACGTATTTCATCCTGAAAATTTACACATGTGCATTATACCTTCATGTTTTGGATCTGTATTTTTTTTCACAATTTTTTGAAACGTGAAAATATaatttttcatgaattttgaaGTTTGCATTTGGAGGCTTccatggagctcggcctccaaaaGCAATTTTCACAAAACAACAAGCTAGTTTTTCACAAGCACCAAACTATCCAATGTTCACCACAATAATATACTTGCAAGAGCAGCTCGCTACAACATCAATACCCCAACATAATCATCAACATATCAAACAATCCATGCATGTCATGTCTCCAATGTCAACACAAGCAACAAACATGAGCAATAGGTACCACTGGCAAGCAAACACTTGAGCAGCAACCATTACGACAAAAGGAACACCAAATCAAAGGGAGACACAATGATTTACGTGAAAACCCCTTGCGGGAAAAACCAGAGGCAACAACGAGCAATCTTCCACTATAGAAATGAATCAAGTACATGGTGAAATCCTCGCAAAAAGAAGTACATTGTGGAagccaacaaggaagggaggctCCAAATCCTCAGTTTTAGTAATCAGATTTGGGTGAATCTGTAGATCAAGTGGCCCCACTTCCCTAACCTTGGAGCTATAACAAGAACCCAACTCCCCCTCTATGCAGGGGGAAAAGGTATTCCCGTAAACCTTTTCCTAAAGGTGTCACGTCAGCGTGCCGCCTCCGGCATCCGCCacgccgccacaccaccgtcatAAACCATTTTTCCGAGGATCCGTATAACCATTTTTAGGGAGAGTTTCTAGGGGGActtgttggagatgctctaacataaCTGCAGTGTCTAACTAAAACCTCCTCAAAGACGACCAATCATATATATTTAACCAAGTAATAAATCAATCATGAAAAGGGATTTACTAAACAATTGAGAATGTTAGGTTTCATGTAAATTATGTCAATACAAGTTAGTCATCCATATTGTAAAAACCGTCTCAGATTTATTACTTATCATAACAATGGTATTATGAAACAACCATCTTGAATATAAACTGATTATGTGAAAATGTGATTGTGATAAGCCTCATATATATGTGAATATTTTACAGAACTGTGTTGGATGAGCAGCCTTATTATGTGAGTTCTTGTAGTAGTGCATGGATGGGCCGACGAAGAGGAATTTCTTAATCAGGATTAACATTCGCCAGTAACTTAATATACATGGCTAAATGCAGGTTTTGGGCCTGTGGCTACTAGTTCAAAGCTTATCCTTCATCGTTGCTGGAATCTCCGTAACCGTACTGCTTGTGTACGATGACCTGAAAGTGACAAGCCTCCCGGTCTTCGTGGCTCTGGTCGTGGTCACCAACGTGTCCGGCGCGCTCGCGGCGCTCTCGACTCTCGCCGGAACCATACTGATCGAGAGAGAATGGTACACAATTCGAAACCCACAACTTAACTAGCTGCATTAGCTGTACGTACGTGTTGTTTGATGGCCGCGACGATGCATGCAGGGTGGTGGTGATGTGCGGCGGGCATCCGCCGGCGGTGCTGACCAGAACCAACTCGGCGATCCGGAGGATCGACCTGAGCTGCAAGCTTCTGGCGCCGGTGCTGTCGGGGTTCCTGATCAGCTTCGTGTCGGCGCAGGCCTCCGCGGTGGCGCTGGCGCTATGGAACGTCGCCTCGGTGTGGCTGGTGTACTGGCTCTTCGTGTCCGTGTACAACGGCGTGCCCGCTCTCGGCGCCAACAGCCTGGCAAGGGacgcggccgcggcggcgccggaggcCGACGAGGCGGTGCAGGGTCACGGTCGGGACGCGTCGGACTGGAGCGAGAGGCTGACGACGCGGCTCTCAGTCCTGCCCTGCTGGGAGTCCTGGGCCGTGTACGCGAGGCAGGAGGTGTTGCTGCCCGGGGTTGCTCTCGCCATCCTCTACTTCTCCGTGCTAAGGTAATTGAGCACAGTTTACGGATACAACAAGAACTTACATTTGATTTTGATCTTGTTTCTGTTGCTGCTGCAGCTTTGGGACGCTGATGACGGCGACGCTGGACTGGGAGGGCATCCCGGCGTACGTGATCAGCCTGGCCCGGGGGTTCagcgccatggtgggcatcgcggCGACGGTGGTGTACCCGGCCGCGCACGCGCGGCTGTCCACGCTCCGGACGGGGCTCTGGTCCATCTGGACGCAGTGGTGCTGCCTGCTGCTCTGCGTCGGCTCCGTCTGGGTGGGCGGCCGCGTGGCGTCGGCGTGGGTGCTCATGGCCGGCGTCGCCGCCTCGCGGCTCGGCCTCTGGATGTTCGACCTGGCCGTCACGCAGCTGATGCAGGACGGCGTTCCCGACGCGGACCGGTGCGCCGTCGGCGGCGTCCAGAGCTCGCTGCAGTCCGTGTTCGACCTGCTCACCTACGTCATGGGCATCATCGTCTCCGACCCCAGGGTACGCACGTTCGTGGTGTCTTTTGTTTCGTTCAGTTTGTGCTGCCAAACGGCGAGAGGAGTACGGTGGTAAACTGGTGATGATCTCCGTGTGCAACCAAATTATTATTACAGGATTTCGGGGAGCTCATCGCGCTGTCCTTCTTGCTGGTGACCTGCGCTGCGGCCATGTACACGCTGCACGTGTACCGCGTGCGGAAGCACCTGTTCCACCTCGACAAGATCTTCGCCAAGATGCAATAGCCATGATATCAGTATTGAAAATGAGAACATGCGTGTGCATGACTGTACGATTTGTAATTTTGTAGTAGCAGTAGTATAATGCCATGCTTAGATTATGGACCCTGACAAGTGTCATACGTGTGGCACGGCGTAATTCCGTCATGACatttttttatggcaagtttAGTCATCCGAGGATGACAACTTTAGTTGTGAAGTATGACAACTCTCTGTTTGGATAGCAAGTTTCAGTTTTTTAAGGGTTTGTTCTTTTCGGATAGCAATTTTAGTTGTAAAAAAAGGCGGCCTGACACTTATCATTTGGGTAGATTATTCTCCGACTTTCTTGTTTTCTGGATTTCAGTATTTTCTTCTGCAGTTAGAATTCCCGCCATCTCCCATAGCAAGGTTGCTGGCTCCAATCTCCAGAAACAGAaattgaaaagaaaaaaaaccgTGTTATTTGATGGGCCCAGGCTTCTTTCCATGAGTGTATGGATCAAATGCAAGGTCCAGTAAGCAAGCTCAGCTGCGAACCGTGGCCCACAGAACAGTCGTGTGCAGAGAGCTGAGCCTGAGCGGTCAGGCGAGCTCTCACCACTCACCTCCGTCTCCGGCCATGGCGACCATCTCCGCGGCTCTCTCCGTCTCCTTCCTCCCGCCCGCGGCCCGCCGCGCCGTCTccaccgccacctcctcctccccgcgcGTCAAGGTAAGACACACACCGTCCGCACTTCCGAGCGCCGTCGTCGCGCCCTCTGATTCCGTGGTCCCCGCAGAGAGCCGCGCGGTTCAGGTGCTGCGCCCAGCCTCCTTCCCCGGAGCAGCAGGAGACCCCCGCGCCGCTGCCCTCTCCGCCGGAATTGCCTTCGTCCCTGTGGGGCGTCTCCACGAGCGCCTGGACAGCGGGAGTCGCGGGGCTGGGGCTCTTGGAGACCGGCTACCTCAGCTACCTCAAGCTCACCGGCTCCGAGGCCTTCTGCCCCGTCGCCGGGGGAGGCTGCGGCGACGTGCTCGACAGCGACTACTCCGTCGTCTTCGGTAATTTCCTCCCCCACTGCTCATGGGATTGAGGGCTACTTCTAGAAGTCGCACATTTGTACTGCTTCCGTTGTGCTTGCATTGTCAGTATGTACAAGGTAGGATTGTGTATTGAGGAGGATAAATAGTCAATTTCCTCTCTAGTCCGTACTGAGAGCTTAGCCACCTTCGAGATTCAGTGTGTATTCTGTTCCAAATCATGGTTGCAGATTCAGAATTTATACAACTATATGCATGATCTTCCCTTTTATCATTCCGTGATAGTGATTCGGCCAAACCTCGCGCTGTCGTGTCCTGATTTTTACTTACACATAACACAGTGCTACGGATGCTCACAATTGGTCTGTCTTTAATTCTGTATGTAGGGATCCCTCTTCCATTAGTTGGTATGGTGACATATGGTGTGGTGACTGCACTTTCTCTGCAAGAAAACGGAGAGGAGTTACTCCCTGGACTCGATGACTTGGATATCCGCCTAACCTTGCTTCTGCTTGCTACTTCACTGGCTACTGCGAGTGCTTATTTTCTTTTCATCCTGAACACCAAATTTGTCGGGACGTCTTGCTTATACTGTCTATCGTCAGCATTTATCTCCTTCACATTATTTTTCATCAGACTGAAGGTGTGTGCTTTTCTGAAACATAACAGCGCATTCCTCTTCTTCATTTAGATCTTTTGGTAATCAAGTAGCCCGTCCAACTGACCTTGTGCTCCAAGGAATTGTTGCAGGACATTGGCTTGGCACGTATCCAAAAGTTTGTTGGTCTTCAGTTAGCTGTAGCTGTCATTGTTGCTCTTGCTTTAACAAACTCATATAGTTCGGCTACTACTCAATTAAAGGGGTGAGACTTCCTCTCACATTGGTTAATAACGTTGAATGATGGGATTGCCACAGCGAAAATACAAATTATAAGGCGTCTTTTTTACCATTTACTTGGAAGTTTCATCGAACGTGCCACAAAACGTTACATTTTACTCTCTATTATGGTTGTATGTTTCATATCCCATAGTGAATTTCTCTT
This genomic window from Aegilops tauschii subsp. strangulata cultivar AL8/78 chromosome 4, Aet v6.0, whole genome shotgun sequence contains:
- the LOC109750373 gene encoding solute carrier family 40 member 1 isoform X1, whose protein sequence is MEGLAEAGSGGHLAPLLDGVGGGLDAALLRRLYAGHFLARWGARMWEFSVGLYMIRVWPGSLLFAAVYGVVESAFGPMVGTLVDSLTYLQVLGLWLLVQSLSFIVAGISVTVLLVYDDLKVTSLPVFVALVVVTNVSGALAALSTLAGTILIEREWVVVMCGGHPPAVLTRTNSAIRRIDLSCKLLAPVLSGFLISFVSAQASAVALALWNVASVWLVYWLFVSVYNGVPALGANSLARDAAAAAPEADEAVQGHGRDASDWSERLTTRLSVLPCWESWAVYARQEVLLPGVALAILYFSVLSFGTLMTATLDWEGIPAYVISLARGFSAMVGIAATVVYPAAHARLSTLRTGLWSIWTQWCCLLLCVGSVWVGGRVASAWVLMAGVAASRLGLWMFDLAVTQLMQDGVPDADRCAVGGVQSSLQSVFDLLTYVMGIIVSDPRDFGELIALSFLLVTCAAAMYTLHVYRVRKHLFHLDKIFAKMQ
- the LOC109750373 gene encoding solute carrier family 40 member 1 isoform X2, which encodes MGRAVLGLWLLVQSLSFIVAGISVTVLLVYDDLKVTSLPVFVALVVVTNVSGALAALSTLAGTILIEREWVVVMCGGHPPAVLTRTNSAIRRIDLSCKLLAPVLSGFLISFVSAQASAVALALWNVASVWLVYWLFVSVYNGVPALGANSLARDAAAAAPEADEAVQGHGRDASDWSERLTTRLSVLPCWESWAVYARQEVLLPGVALAILYFSVLSFGTLMTATLDWEGIPAYVISLARGFSAMVGIAATVVYPAAHARLSTLRTGLWSIWTQWCCLLLCVGSVWVGGRVASAWVLMAGVAASRLGLWMFDLAVTQLMQDGVPDADRCAVGGVQSSLQSVFDLLTYVMGIIVSDPRDFGELIALSFLLVTCAAAMYTLHVYRVRKHLFHLDKIFAKMQ
- the LOC109750375 gene encoding thiol-disulfide oxidoreductase LTO1 isoform X1 — its product is MATISAALSVSFLPPAARRAVSTATSSSPRVKRAARFRCCAQPPSPEQQETPAPLPSPPELPSSLWGVSTSAWTAGVAGLGLLETGYLSYLKLTGSEAFCPVAGGGCGDVLDSDYSVVFGIPLPLVGMVTYGVVTALSLQENGEELLPGLDDLDIRLTLLLLATSLATASAYFLFILNTKFVGTSCLYCLSSAFISFTLFFIRLKELLQDIGLARIQKFVGLQLAVAVIVALALTNSYSSATTQLKGTGDFVLEPYKTEVTSESTPFAISLARHLHSIGAKMYGAFWCTHCNDQKQLFGREAMEILDYVECFPNGAGKGKKMANECVATGLEGFPTWVINGKLLSGDQELSVLAEESGFVSESPEQS
- the LOC109750375 gene encoding thiol-disulfide oxidoreductase LTO1 isoform X2, yielding MATISAALSVSFLPPAARRAVSTATSSSPRVKRAARFRCCAQPPSPEQQETPAPLPSPPELPSSLWGVSTSAWTAGVAGLGLLETGYLSYLKLTGSEAFCPVAGGGCGDVLDSDYSVVFGIPLPLVGMVTYGVVTALSLQENGEELLPGLDDLDIRLTLLLLATSLATASAYFLFILNTKFVGTSCLYCLSSAFISFTLFFIRLKDIGLARIQKFVGLQLAVAVIVALALTNSYSSATTQLKGTGDFVLEPYKTEVTSESTPFAISLARHLHSIGAKMYGAFWCTHCNDQKQLFGREAMEILDYVECFPNGAGKGKKMANECVATGLEGFPTWVINGKLLSGDQELSVLAEESGFVSESPEQS